GCGTCAAGGAGTACTACGGCTCCGTGCAAATGGGGCCCGCAGATTTCTTTCCGGACAGCACCCGCCACGACTGGGAAGCCAACAAGCATTGGCTGGCCCCCGATTTCTGGGATCCCGGCACCGATCAGTGCATCTCGGCGATCCAGACCTGGGTGCTGCGCAGCGAGGGCCGGACCATCCTGGTCGACACCGGTGTCGGCAACCACAAGGAGCGGCCGCACGTCCCGGTATGGAACCACCTCGACACCGCGTTCCTCGACAATCTGGCCGCCGCAGGTGTTGCGCCCGAAGACGTCGACGTGGTGATCAATACCCATCTACACATCGACCACGTGGGCTGGAACACCCGTCTGGACGGTTCAACGTGGGTGCCCACCTTCCCGAATGCGACCTATCTGATGTCGCAACGCGATTTCGAGTTCTGGGACCCGGCCAATGTTCACAAACCCGCCGCCAGCCGCGGAAGTATGAACGTGTTCGAAGACAGCGTCACCCCGGTCCACCAAGCCGGGTTGACCCATCTTTGGGACGAGGCCTACCAGATCGACAAGAATCTGCGGCTGGACCTCGCGCCCGGACACACACCCGGATCGTCAGTCTTGACAGTGGAATCCGGCGGAGACCGAGCCGTGTTCGTCGGCGATCTCATCCATACCCCGCTGCAGATCGTCACACCACAGACCAACAGTTGCTTCTGCGAAGACCCCACGGAATCACGCAACACCAGGCACAAGCTGCTGGGCCGCGCCAGCGACGACAATGCGCTGCTGTTCCCGGCACACCTCGGCGGCCACGGCGCTGTTGAAGTGGTCCGCGACGGCTCCAGTTTCGCGATCAAGGGATGGGCCGGCTTCGCCCGTATCCGCTGATACCGATCACCACAGGAGAACCCTTGTCTCAGAACAACACAACCGTCGTCCGAACCCGTTACGGAGCGGTGTGCGGCATCCGCGACCACAGCGGCGAGCGCTACCGCGCGATCCCCTATGCCGCCACCCCGACTGGAGCCGGCCGCTTCGCTCCGCCGGCACCACATCCGGGTTGGGACGGCGTCCGGGACGCGACAGGTCACGGTGCGACGGCGCCGCAGCCGGTCCGCGACTTCGGCGCACTGGACATGCGGCCGTATTTCGGCCCGGGTTGGGTGCGTGGCGCGGATTATCTGACGCTCGACGTGCACACTCCCGCCGCCGATGACGCGGCGCGACCGGTGATGATCTTCGTCCACGGCGGCGGATTCGTCACCGGGTCATCGCAGGCCGCGCTGTACGACGGCCGGGCATTCACCCGTGACGGCGTCGTGCTCGTCACCCTCAACTATCGCTTGGGGATCGCCGGGTTCCTCGATATCCCGGGAGCGCCGCGCAACCGCGGGCTGCTCGACGTGCTGGCCGCGCTGAGGTGGGTCCGCGACTCGATCAGCACCTTCGGTGGTGATCCCGGAAACGTAACGCTGTTCGGCCAATCCGCCGGCGCCACCTTGGTGGGAGCCCTGCTCGCCACACCGGAGGCCACCGGGTTGTTCCACCGGGCTGTCATGCAGAGCGGTAGCGGCACAGGTGCGTTCACACCTGAGCAGGCTGCCCGAGTCACTCACGCTGCGGCCGTCCGGTTGAGTGCACAGCCCACCGTGGACGGGCTGGCAGGCATTCCCGATGAACAGTTCATCGCCGTGCTGCCCACGCTGGCAGGTATTGATCTGCGTACCGCCACCGCCACCGACCCACTGGTGGGCCTGAGCCCATTCAGCCTCGTCCTGGACAGGCAGCCCGCCGATGCATTGGCGCACGGTCCGGCGGCCGATGTCGCTCTGCTCATCGGTACCAATACCGAAGAGGGCAACCTCTATCTCGTCCCCCAGCGCATCTTCGAGACGTCCGGGCACGCTGATGTCGTGGCCGTGGCAGCGCAGAGCCATCTGGCCCCTGAGACCGCTGTGCGGGCCCTGGTCACCCGCCTGCCGGCTGCCACGCACGGCGAGCTGCGCTCGGCCCTGCTCGGCGAGGCGCTTTTCGGCGCCGGCTCCGCCCTGATCGCCCGGGCGCACTCGCTGATCTCGGCACGTGGAACCTATGTCTATCGTTTCGGATTCCGATCGACAGCGCTGGGCGGCAAACTGGGCGCGGCGCACACCGTGGAGCTTCCCTTTGTCTTCGACATCGCCGATTCGCCGTGGCTGCACGGGACGACGGGTCTGCTGGGGCCCGATGCCGTTCCGAATGGGCTTGCCGACGAAATGCACCGTTCCTGGATCTCGTTTGCCCGCAATGGTTCTCCAGGTTGGAACGCGCACCGTGAGCCAACCGGCGTGATCAAGCACTTCGGGTACTGATGCCCTGCCGGCCTTCGCCTGTGCACCCTGTCGCTTCCGCGTCAGCACTGATTACCGATGGTCCGGAATGGAACTTCCGCCGGCTGGGCACACCAAGCCGGACGCTGTCGTTCGCACATCGACATGCGTCCGGCCGGCGTGCTGAAACATCAGGCTGGGGCGGCGCCACTCACGACCACCCTCACCGACAACAGTTGCAGGATCTGGCAAATCGTCCCGACAACGACCCATGGAGTCGAGCACGTCGGCGGATCCACCCGCGAGAAAATGGGGACGCTGACCTCACTGTCTCATGACACCCGGCCTGTCATAGTGCGACTCGGAAGACTTGGAATTCGACGACTGGTCCGGGTTGGATGCGTCCTTGTCCGACGAAGATGGTTTGGTTGACCCAGGCGTATTTGGGGTCTCCGGATTCCAGTCGTGGGGTGGTGACGAAGTAGTGGTCGCCGAAGTCGGTGCCACTGCTGGCGCCGCCGAGGGCTCCTGCGGCGGCTTCGTTGACTTCGACCAGGCCTTGGTAGCTCATGTAGATGACGGCGCCGTCGTCGGTGTAGAACTGGGCGCGCACATCGAGTCGGCCGTAGCCGTCCTCGCCGGCCAGTAGCCAGTCTCCGCCGCCGGGGGCGGCGGTGCCGCTGAATCGGTTTCCGGTGACTTTTCCTCCGGTGACGGCGAGGACTTGGCGTAGTCCGTAAGGGCCTGGGCCGACGATCTGGGGTTCGGCGAGCTCTGCGGTGTAGCTGAACTCCGGCTCCAACTTCACTGGACAGCCCCCACTCCGGCGGCTGCCATCACAGCTGACATACCCTCGGCGATCACGTCGCGACCAAAGGCCTCAAGCACGACATTGGGATTGAAGTACTCGCGGATCAGCACAACCTTGCCGTCCCGGATCCGCATATGGGTGCAATAGGTATTGGCGTAGATCTTGCCGGTCTGCGTGACCGTCGCCTTTCCGTGCAGTTCCAGGATGAAGAGTTCCGGGTCGGTCGTGTCGTGCACGGTCAGCGAATCGATCCGGAGGTCGGGCACCGAGGCGAAGAACCAGTCGATGAAATGACCGATCAGGTGTCGACCGGGCACGGTATCGGCGAGCGGCTCGGGAGCAAAGGGCATCTCCCACACGCCATCCTCGGCAAAGTTGTCCTTCCACGCCTCCAGAGCCTCGCCGCGAGGCGGGCCGTCATCAAGGGCCTCCCAGAATCGCTCAACCGTCGCGCGGTTGTTCGTTTGTACGCTCATGCGCCCGCCTCCATGTCTCGGTCGACTGCCGTCACAGTCGGTTGCCAAAATTGAGAGTGCACAATTTGTCGATAAAAGTCAACACTCTGTCGACAACCGACACCCGTTGCTCTCAAACGCGATTCGCAGCCATCTGAGCGATCAACGTTCATTTATCGACATGTTGTTGAGTATCAGCGACGTTACGTCTAACCTAGCTGGTGGCAGACGCGGCACCTTCGCCACACAATGTCCGCCGCCCCCAACCACCGTTCACGACGAGGATCCGCGATGACGACACCAATCAACCGACTCTTTCGGCTACAGAGCCGGCCGCAAGGCCAGGTAACCGAAAGTGACCTCGCGTGGGTCGAGGAGCCCCTTGCCGAAATTGACGAGGGGCAAGCACTAGTCCGAACCCTCTACCTATCGCTCGATCCCACAAACCGTGTCTGGATGAGCCAGTTGCGTTCCTACATCCCGCCGGTTGAGTTGGGCGCGGTGATGCGGGGGCTCGGGGTCGGACAGGTCATCGAAAGTCGGCGAGACGATCTGCCGGTCGGAGCCTTCGTCCTCGGATTCACCGGCTGGCAAGAATATTGTGTCGCTGACGATTCCGTGCTGGAGTTTCCGTTCACAGTGCTGCCCGACCCACTACCGGCGCCGCTTTCGGCATTCCTGGGAGTACTCGGCCACACCGGCATTTCAGCGTTCATCGGCATCGAGCTGGGCGATCCGCAGCCGGGCGAGACGGTTGTCGTTTCCGCCGCCGGGGGCGCCGTCGGTTCAATCGCCGGACAGCTGGCCAAGAAGCGAGGCGCCCGCGTGGTCGGCATCGCCGGCGGCGCCGAGAAGTGCCGGCACCTGGTGGAGGAACTGGGCTTCGACGCATGCGTAGACCGGCACTCGGACGACTGGCGCGAGCAACTCGACGTGGCGACGCCCGAGGGCATCGACGTCGACTTCGAGAACGTGGGCGGCCCGATCATGGATCACATCCTGGGCCGGTTGAACATCGGTGCACGAGTGGCGCTGTGTGGTCTGATTTCGGAGTACGACACCTACAACGACGACGGCGATCAACCGGGCCTGCGCAACGCAAACCAGTTGCTCATGCAGCGAGCCACCCTGCGGGGCTTCATCGTCACCGACCACATCGAGCGCTACGCCGAGATCATCGGCAAACTGGCCGCCGCGCTGGGCGAGGGCTCAGTGATGTACGACGAAACCGTCGTCGAAGGTCTGGAGAATGCTCGGGAAACCCTCAACCAGGCACTCTCCGGCGGCGCGCGAGGAAAGACGGTCGTCCAGGTCGCACCGCTCCCCTAGCCCGTTGTGAACAATGCGCCGCCCAACCGGTGACAAGACACCGGTTGGGCGGTCGCCTCCAGTCTCGTGTGCGACATCGGTCCCGATCTCCCGCCACCAGAGTCGGACCAGCAATCGACTGCGAAAGCGATTGCGATGGAACACCTTCCGGGAAGCTACCATCGTCTGGTGTCACCGACCGTGTCGCGGAACATCGGACCGGTGAGCCATACCGGCATGTACCGTCAGCCTCCCTCTGGTTCGGCCCTCCGAATCGCCGCAGCACCGGATGAGCTACCGATGGCGTAGTACTCAGCCGATCCCGGCGAGTTGGGCGGGTGCACCTCCCGTCGGAGGATCTTGCCGGTCGGGCCTTTGGGCACGGAGTCGACGAACCAGATTTCGCGGGGGTATTTGTACGCGGCGAGGCGATCTCGTACGAACGCCTTCAATTCGCCGACTTCTGCGTGCGCCCCACGTTTGAGGGCAACGGCCGCGCCGATCTCCTCACCGAGGTCCGCGTGTTTGATACCGATCACAGCAGCTTCAGCGACAGCGGGATGTTCGTACAGCACTTCCTCAACTTCGCGTGGATACACGTTGTACCCACCCCGGATGATCAGATCCTTCTTCCGGTCGACGATGGTGTAGTACCCGTCGCCATCGCGAATGGCGATGTCGCCGGTACGAAACCAGCCATCGGGGATGGCTTCGGCCGTCGCCTCAGGTCGGTTCCAGTATCCCTTCATCAAATTCTCGCCCTGGATGGCGATCTCGCCAGGTGTGCCGTCGGGAACGTCCTCGCCCGCGTTGTCGACGAGCCGCAGCGCGCAGCCCCGCACAGGTATCCCGATGGTGCCGGGTCTGCGCTGGTGCGCGGGTTGGTTGAAGCAGGCAATGGGCGCCGTCTCTGAGAGCCCGTATCCTTCGTAGATTTCACAGTCGAACTTGTGCTCAAACGCTTTGAGAATCTCGACAGGCATGGGCGCACCGCCGGTAATACACGTGCGGAGCGAGGACATGTCGGTGTTATCCGCATCGGGAGAGTGCAGCATCGCGGCATACATGGTGGGCACGCCTTCGAGAACCGTCACTCGATCGCGGGCCAGGACATGCAAGGCCTTGGTCGCCTCGAAGCGACGCACAAGGGTCAGGAGGGCCCCGGCTTTGACTGCTGCATTGAGTCCGCAGGTGAGGCCGAAGACGTGGAACAGTGGCAAGCAACCCAGGATCACGTCTTCGGGGCCCACGTTGATCAATGTGTCCACTGTCGTCGCGGCGTTGGAGGACATGTTCCGGTGGGTGAGTTCTGCCCCCTTGGGTTTCCCGGTAGTCCCCGAGGTGTAAAGAATCACCGCGGTATCGCTGTCGGTCCGCTCGGCCGCTTCATGGATTGGATTGCCGGACAGGTTGGTTGGCCCCGTAGGGGGCACCAACACCGAGCGAACTCCGACCTTCGCCGCTGCGGACGGCACGACGGAGTCGCTGCCCTCCAACCCGTATACCACCGTCATACCCGAGTCGGCGAGGTAGTACTCGACCTCACGGGCACTTAGCAACGGATTCATGGGAACTGCGACCGCACCCGCCAGGAGAGCGCCGTAGAAGACCACTGCATATGCCGGGACGTTGGGCAGCACCAGGCCCACTCGGTCGCCGGGGAGCACACCTTGGGCTTGCAGGTCTCCGGCCACAGCCGAAGCGTGGTCATAGAGCTGCCGGTAGGACAGCACGTAGTCGTCGAGCTTCACGGCCGGCCGGTTCCCGTATTCGTGCGCGGTCGCGACCAGATTGCCGGCGAGGTTGGACACAGTTGTCTCCTGGTTCGAAAGAGAGCTCGCATTTTCATCCGCGGCCAGGCCTGCGAATCCCATTTGAGCGCATGCCGAACAGCGGCCGAATCTGTAGACGGCCCGGGCCGACACGAACGTCTGAGGCGGGGCCGATGCAGCACTCATAGTATGCACTGCGCGTGGGTGATTATCAACACACTGTCGATAATTACTGGCGCTTTCCGACTCCGGTACACCTGCTTCGCGGTTGGCCTGACCTATCATCTTTCGTATGGCGTCCACTTCATCTTTCAACCTGAGCACCACAGAAACACGGGTGGGCCGACGAAACATCAAAGGTGATCGACGCGAACAAGCCATCCTCGAAGGTGCGTACGACATGTTGCGCACAGCGCCCCTGCGCAACATCTCCATCGACGATCTCACCAAGCGCGCCGGGCTGTCGCGGTCGTCGTTCTACTTCTACTTCGAGTCCAAATGGCAGCTACTGTCTGCGCTGCTCTCGAGGGTGACCGCCGACGTGTTCCAGGCATCGCAACTGATTTTCGAGCGCCCGGCCGGCATGCCGCCGGAGGCGGCCATCGAGCACGCGGTCAACGAGGTCATTCAGGTCTGGGAACAGCACGGTCATGTACTTCGTGAAGTGGCCGACGCCGCTGCGGCCGAGCCGGACCTGCAGACCCAGTGGGACTCGATCCTCGGCCGGTTCATCGACGCTGCGGCCACCGGCATCGAGCGGGACAGAAAGACCGGCGTGGCGATAGCCGGCCCGCCGGCCAGGTCGTTGGCCGCTGCGTTGATGTGGATGGGGGAACGCAACCTCGCGTTGATGAGTATGCGCAGCGAGAACGCAATCCCGTTGGAGGACATGGCCGAAACGGTGACGACGATTTGGCTGCGGACGGTCTACGGCCTTGAGTGGAAGCCGCGCGAGAAGCCCAGCAAACGCCGTAAGTCCTCCTCGAAGGCGTGATCGACGTCTTCGAGGAGGGCTCCGCTTGACGTGGAAGACCGCTCGGGCGTTATTGGTTGTCCAGGGCCATTTTTGTCATGTTGAGGCCGGGCATGAGCATGTGACCGCCCTCGACCAACATCTCGAGGCCTGTGGTCCATTGTGATTCGTCGGAGGCCAGCCACAGCACCGCCTCGCTCATGGCCTGCGGCGGTAGCAGGCCCACGTCCCGGAGAACTGCCCAGTACTTCGCGCCCTGCAAGTCCTCTTTGACACCCTGGCCAGGCCCCTTGCCGGCGCAGAGGTCGTAGCCGCCCTGCCAGTCCAGGGCGGGGGTGTCGGTAGGCCCGGGAAGCAGCGAGTTGACTCGGATGCCGTACTGGCCGAACTCAAGTGCCGCACTCTTCGCCAAGCCGAGTACGCCGTGCTTCGACGCCACGTAGTGGACGTAGTGGGGAGACCCCTCCACGCCGTTGCCGGACGAGGTGATGATCACCGAGCCGCCTCCGCGCGACTTCATGGCGGGAGTCACCGCTTTCAATGTGCGCCAGGGCCCCATGATGTTGACGTTGAGCACGTCCAGGAACTCGTCCTCGGGAATGTCCGCGAACGGGTGCACGGTCCAGATCCCGGCGTTGGCCACCGCGACGTCGAGTCCACCGAAGGCCTGCACGCCCTCAGCCACCAACCTGTCCAGCGCGGCCTGCTCGCGGACGTCGCCTTGGTGTGCGATGATCCGCCGCCCCAGCGCCTCGACTTCCTTGACCGTGATCTCGAGGTCAGCTGCGGTGCCGACGGGATAGGGAACCCCGCCATTCGCCGGGCAGTCGAAGGCGAGGATGTCCGCCCCTTCCTGCGCGAGTCGAATCGCATGTGCTCGCCCCTGACCACGAGCCGCTCCGGTGACCAGAGCGACCTTTCCTTCCATGCGTCCCATGTTCACTCCTCTTCAAAGGTGATTCGTTTACGGCCAGCCAGCCGGCGAGACCGCTTGTGGTGCAACGGTTATAGATCGAGGCCTCACCCGCTTGGCCTGATCAGTTGGAGAAGAACATCGATTCCGGGAGGCTCGGCCCAGACATGTGTGGCATCCCCCATCTGAATCGGTGCATCGATCGGCTCCGCGCGCCCAGGTCCTCGAATGGCACAGCCCGCGAGTTCCGGACCATCTGCGTGGTGTAGCCATAGTGCTACGTGGTCGAGTTTTGCCGGCGCTCCGTCGAGTGCTACCTCAAGCGCGTCCAGGTCGTGCATGGTGTACAGCTCGACCTCTGCGCCGGACATGTTGAGGAAAGCCGCGCTGATACTCATGACCGGCACCTCGACCGCGCGAGCAACCTCGACCCCAAACCGATTGGACCAGTGCGCAAGTGCCGAGTCCAAGTCGCGTACCAGAATGCCGACATGGTCGAGTCGAGGGACACCCGCAGAGCGTGGCGAGCTCACTGACTGCCCGCTGCGACAAAGTGCGGAGCAAGTCCGGGCCTGGGCTCGGTCCACCGCTGGGTGACCACCTTGGACCTCGTGTAGAAGCGGTAGCCGTCGTAGTTGAGCCCGTCGTCTCCGAAGCGCGACTCGCCCCATCCGCCGAAGCCGAACCAGGAAATCGGCACGGGGATAGGCACGTTGATTCCTATGCTGCCCGCCGATACACCACGGCTGAATCGACGTGCAGCCGTGCCGCTGCCTGTGAAAATGATGGCGCCGTTCCCGTAGGGATTATCGTTGACAATCCGCAGGGCCTGCTCGAGATCATCGGCGCGAAGCACACTCAGGACCGGCCCGAACACTTCGTCACGGTAGAGGTCGCTGTCGACGCTGACGTGGTCGACGAGACTAGGGCCAATGAAGTAGCCGGTTCCGGGTGCTGTCCGTTCCCGACCGTCTACGACCAGTCGGCCACCCTGCTCGACGGAGCGTTGCAGCGCACTACGGACCCGATCGAGTGCGCGCTCTGAGATCAATGGCCCCATGTCAGAGCCCGCCGCCGCGCCCGGACCCACCTTGAACGCATTGGTGCGCTCGGAAACCTTGGACACCAACGCATCTGCCGCCGATCCGACCGCGACAGCGACCGTAACAGCCATGCATCGCTGACCTGCGGCGCCGTAGGCCGCCGAAACCAGCGCATCGGCCGCGGCATCGAGGTCTGCGTCGGGCATCACCACCAGGTGGTTCTTGGCGCCGCCGAGGGCCTGCACCTTCTTGCCCGCCTCGGCCGAGCGCCGATAGATCGCACGGGCGACAGGTGTAGACCCGACGAATGACACCGCGGCGACGTCGGGGTGGTCGATGAGCGCCTCGGCTGCCTCTACCCCTCCGTGCACAACGTTGAGCACGCCGTCGGGCAATCCTGCTTCGCTCGCGATCTGCGCCAACCGCACCGATGCCGACGGCACCTGTTCACTCGGTTTGAGCACGAACGCGTTCCCGCACGCAATTGCGGCCGCGAACATCGACACCGGCACCATCACCGGAAAGTTGAACGGTGTGATGCCTGCGCATACACCGAGCGGTTGCCGGAAAGAGTACGTGTCGACCCCATTGGCAACCTGCTCGGCGTACTCCCCTTTTAGCTGCTGCACAACCGAAAGCGACACGTCGATGGCTTCGATCGAGCGCGCCAACTCTCCCCGGGCATCTGCGAGCGTCTTGCCCTGTTCGGCCGTGATGATCGACGCCAAGTCGTCTACCTGCTCGTGCAACAACCCCCGGAACCGATGCAGTACCGACGCGCGAGCAGGGCTGGGGGTGTCGGCCCAGGCCACGGCGGCAGTTCGCGCACTGACGACAGCTTCATCGACGGCATCGGCACCGCCCAACACGACGGTCCCGATCACGCGTCCCGTAGCGGGATCATGGATCTCGGCTCGCGGCCCCTCCGTCGAGGAGACTGCCGCGCCGCCGATCCAATGCGGCACGGTGTCAAGAGATACATCGATGGTCACAGCAACTCCAATGATCAGTAATGCCAAATATCCGAAACGACAACCACTCTCACGCGATCGCCCGGGGATGCGGAATTTCGGGGAACATCTCCAGGCCGTAGTTGACCTTCAGATTCTCGACCTCAGCCTGCAGCTGCTCGGGCGTCCGGAGCTCACGATCGCGCGCTTCGTAGAAGTACTTGTCGATACCGCCATTTGGCTCGAAACCCGAGCTGTCGGGTCCGGGCACGAACACCACGAGGATCCGGGCTTCGTCACCGACCACTTCATAGGTGTGCCGCTGATCCTTACGCCCCCAGACGAACTGGCCCTTCTTGGCGTTGTACGAACCGGCCTCGGTGTGAATCTTGATTTCACCGTCCATGACGAAGAAGCCCTCTTCCTCACGGTGGTGGATGTGCCAGACCGGTTCAGTACCACGGACCCAGTTGGTCTCGATGACGATCAGCTGACCGTTGGTGGTCTCACCGGTCGCGTGAATCCAGAAATCCACCCCCGTCATGAAATCACCGGTCATGTTGAAGTGGATGTCCTCACGGTGGGAGACATAACTCTCGCCATCGCGTGAAGTTGACGGTTGGATCTGGTCGACGTCCGATCTCGTGGCCATGTCAATCCTCTTGTGTCGTTGTAGCGCCGTGCGCCGGTGTCCGGTGTCACGGCCTTGGCGAAGTTGAGATTAGACTCACAGTCGATATTAGTCAACAGAGTGTCTACTTTTTGCGCCCGCACCCCAAGGGGCGACGTCAAGCAACAAATCGACAATGTGTTGACTATCACCAACACATAGTGCACGCTCGGACTCACCGCGGAGGTGGAAAGCAGCCCCGCCCGAAAACGGAGGTCCTTCAGTGAAATTGGAGCCGGAGTTCAGCTACACCGCAGAGCTCGCCGAACCCCAGATCGTCGGCCCAGGCCCTTACGGACTACGCCAAGTCCTCGCCGTCACCGGAGGAAAAGTCACCGGAAACCGATTCAGCGGCACCGCCGCCCCCGGCGGCGGAGACTGGCTACTGGCCGGCGAGGACGGCTACGGCCGACTCGATGTGCGCGCCCAGTTCTACACCGACGACGGCGCCGTCATCTACATGAGCTACCAAGGCCTGGTCGAAGTCAACGAAGCCGCCGCAGGAGCCCTCGGCGGCGCCAGCAGTGGCACCGACTTCGGCGACCACTACTTCGTCACCACCCCACGACTGGAATCCGGAGACCCCAAATACGCCTGGGTCAACCAAACCATCTTCGTCGGACAAGGACGCATCCAACCCGGACCAGTCGTCGAATTCCAAGTCTTCCGAGTCGCACTATGACAGGCCTGCATACGCAGGTCCAACTGTTGTTGCAGTCGCTGTCCGAGCGCCCTGCCCCACAACCGTGGGAGATGCCGATCGCGGCC
The genomic region above belongs to Mycolicibacterium sp. HK-90 and contains:
- a CDS encoding DUF3237 domain-containing protein → MKLEPEFSYTAELAEPQIVGPGPYGLRQVLAVTGGKVTGNRFSGTAAPGGGDWLLAGEDGYGRLDVRAQFYTDDGAVIYMSYQGLVEVNEAAAGALGGASSGTDFGDHYFVTTPRLESGDPKYAWVNQTIFVGQGRIQPGPVVEFQVFRVAL